In a genomic window of Acidimicrobiales bacterium:
- the ccmA gene encoding heme ABC exporter ATP-binding protein CcmA: MSVVELRAAVALLGRFPALSGVDLTIHAGETVLLRGPNGAGKTTLLHLCAGLLRPESGEVRVLDHDLTEVVGRRSVRRRVALLGHATGLYDDLTVGENLRFWARAAGLSAADADRRTDEARSRLEVPDRLLDQPVHTLSAGQRRRTSLASLVVRRPELWLLDEPHAGLDQAGRDLVDALIGDAVAAGGTVVVSSHELDRVAALSPRTVTLAGGAVVDASATDDGGIR, encoded by the coding sequence GTGTCGGTGGTCGAGTTGCGCGCCGCGGTCGCGCTGCTGGGGCGCTTTCCCGCCCTGTCCGGCGTGGACCTGACGATCCACGCCGGTGAGACGGTCCTCCTGCGGGGCCCCAACGGGGCCGGTAAGACGACCCTGCTGCATCTGTGCGCTGGTCTGCTACGTCCCGAGTCCGGCGAGGTGCGGGTACTGGACCACGATCTCACCGAAGTGGTTGGCCGTCGATCGGTTCGGCGTCGGGTGGCGCTCCTAGGCCACGCGACCGGGCTGTACGACGATCTCACCGTGGGGGAGAACCTACGTTTCTGGGCTCGGGCCGCCGGCCTGTCGGCTGCCGACGCCGATCGTCGGACCGACGAGGCTCGGTCCCGCCTCGAGGTACCCGACCGTCTGCTCGATCAGCCGGTCCACACGCTCTCGGCCGGCCAGCGTCGCCGGACGTCGTTGGCCTCCCTGGTGGTCCGCCGGCCTGAACTGTGGCTGTTGGACGAGCCGCACGCCGGCCTCGACCAGGCGGGCCGTGATCTCGTCGATGCGTTGATCGGTGATGCGGTGGCGGCCGGTGGCACCGTGGTCGTGTCGTCCCATGAACTGGACCGGGTGGCGGCCCTCTCCCCACGGACGGTGACACTGGCCGGGGGTGCGGTGGTCGACGCGTCGGCGACCGACGACGGGGGAATCCGATGA
- a CDS encoding glycosyltransferase family 4 protein → MARCTIVSFRFGPTDGVSVVARMWADALSGIGFDVDWLAGEIEPGWDDPRPVRIVNGLGIGNPEPPVLGSPDVSSLVDDVGDALTGADLVVVENLCTIPLNPTAARVMAGVLRGRPAILHHHDPPWQRERFAHMTDLPPDDAAWRHVTINDLTRRQMADRGLTAWTIRNGFDPDPPIGDRDGTRGRLGLHPDDLLVVHPVRAIPRKAVDRAIVLTEALGGSRPSGGRPATYWLPGPAEDGYGPELAHLLAAARCPVIRQPAASRADLYAAADVVAFPSTWEGFGNPPVEAALARRPATIGTYPVADELRALGFRWFDAAEPGPLVAWLTAPADQQVELLDHNQRVAATELSTDRMAAELETLINEAGWTP, encoded by the coding sequence ATGGCTCGCTGCACCATCGTCTCCTTTCGTTTCGGCCCCACCGACGGCGTTTCGGTAGTAGCTCGGATGTGGGCCGACGCCCTGAGCGGGATCGGCTTCGACGTGGACTGGTTGGCCGGCGAGATCGAACCCGGCTGGGACGATCCTCGACCGGTCCGGATCGTAAACGGCCTCGGCATCGGTAACCCGGAACCCCCGGTCCTCGGCTCCCCCGATGTCAGTTCACTGGTCGACGATGTGGGCGATGCCCTGACTGGCGCCGATCTGGTGGTGGTGGAGAACCTCTGCACCATTCCACTGAATCCGACGGCCGCCCGTGTGATGGCAGGCGTGCTGCGAGGCCGGCCAGCCATCCTCCACCACCACGATCCACCGTGGCAGCGAGAGCGGTTCGCCCACATGACCGACCTCCCCCCTGACGACGCCGCCTGGCGCCATGTCACGATCAACGACCTCACCCGGAGGCAGATGGCCGACCGGGGTTTGACTGCGTGGACCATCCGCAACGGATTCGATCCTGACCCGCCAATCGGTGACCGGGACGGCACTCGCGGTCGCCTCGGCCTCCATCCCGATGACCTCCTGGTGGTGCATCCCGTCCGGGCGATTCCCCGTAAAGCGGTCGATCGGGCGATCGTCCTCACCGAGGCGCTCGGCGGGAGTCGGCCTTCCGGTGGTCGCCCAGCCACCTACTGGCTACCCGGGCCGGCCGAGGACGGCTACGGCCCCGAGTTGGCCCACCTACTGGCCGCTGCCCGGTGCCCGGTGATCCGCCAACCGGCCGCCTCACGGGCAGACCTGTACGCGGCGGCCGACGTGGTGGCCTTCCCCTCGACCTGGGAGGGCTTCGGCAACCCACCGGTGGAAGCCGCCCTGGCCCGCCGACCAGCCACCATCGGGACCTATCCGGTGGCTGACGAGTTGCGGGCCCTCGGCTTCCGCTGGTTCGACGCTGCTGAGCCCGGCCCGCTCGTCGCGTGGCTGACCGCACCGGCTGACCAACAGGTCGAACTACTGGACCACAACCAGCGAGTGGCGGCCACCGAGTTGTCCACGGATCGCATGGCGGCCGAACTGGAAACGCTCATTAACGAGGCAGGCTGGACGCCGTGA
- a CDS encoding cytochrome c-type biogenesis protein CcmH: MNGRPARTGWGRAIWLLVLVVVVGSLVVSEVADQAPRTNADRVHALAGDFACPVCQGQSLGESDVPIARTIRTTIRTMVDEGRTDAEVRTMLVDRFGEDIDYTPTGRGLTGLVWVLPVLAAAAALTGVSLAVARWTSGWPRTQAGSAAGSDGVGTSGNTSNRNLALVGVAVVAVLAGVLVARTAGDRTAGSALTGDIRSSTRTLLAEAGVAAPADADALYTQVLEIQPSNVEALAYRGWSRWRTGDRVAALVDLDDAVASDGAFADVRVFRASARHAEGDHVGAAVDLTVLDDLEAPPIVGDLLAASRLRQRIAGALASEGELLAALELLDSGLDAAERAGAGRQPERAALLAERGWLLASTRVPELVERGLAGLDEAVVVGPTDPYALAYRAVVGMSVPARADQVAADVRAFAALEDPPADLTASLISLGLLDG; this comes from the coding sequence GTGAACGGTCGGCCCGCTCGTACCGGCTGGGGCCGGGCTATCTGGCTGCTGGTGCTCGTTGTGGTGGTGGGCAGCCTTGTGGTGTCCGAAGTAGCCGATCAGGCGCCGCGCACCAATGCCGATCGGGTCCACGCCCTGGCCGGGGACTTCGCCTGTCCGGTCTGTCAGGGCCAGTCCCTGGGTGAGTCCGATGTGCCCATTGCCCGAACCATCCGGACGACCATCCGCACGATGGTCGATGAGGGTCGAACCGATGCCGAGGTCCGGACCATGCTGGTGGACCGCTTCGGCGAGGACATCGACTACACGCCGACCGGTCGGGGCCTGACCGGCTTGGTCTGGGTGCTGCCCGTGCTGGCCGCAGCGGCGGCCCTCACCGGTGTGAGCCTGGCCGTCGCCCGCTGGACATCGGGTTGGCCCAGAACTCAGGCGGGTTCCGCTGCGGGATCGGACGGTGTCGGAACCTCGGGCAACACGTCGAATCGAAATCTGGCGCTGGTCGGGGTGGCGGTGGTCGCCGTGCTGGCCGGCGTTCTAGTGGCTCGCACAGCGGGGGACCGTACGGCCGGCAGTGCCCTCACCGGCGACATCAGGTCGTCAACGCGCACGCTGCTGGCCGAGGCGGGGGTGGCAGCGCCGGCTGACGCTGATGCGCTCTACACCCAGGTCCTGGAGATCCAGCCGTCCAACGTGGAGGCACTGGCCTACCGGGGTTGGTCTCGCTGGCGAACCGGCGACCGGGTCGCCGCTCTGGTTGACCTGGACGATGCCGTGGCCTCCGATGGCGCCTTTGCTGACGTGCGGGTGTTCCGGGCGTCGGCCCGTCACGCCGAGGGTGACCACGTCGGGGCCGCGGTCGACCTGACGGTGCTCGACGACCTAGAAGCACCGCCCATAGTGGGAGACCTGCTGGCCGCCAGCCGGCTCCGCCAGCGGATCGCCGGTGCGTTGGCTTCCGAGGGCGAGTTGTTGGCCGCCCTTGAGCTCCTGGATTCGGGTCTAGATGCCGCCGAGCGGGCGGGTGCGGGTCGCCAACCGGAGCGGGCTGCCCTACTGGCCGAGCGGGGATGGTTGCTGGCCTCGACCCGGGTGCCCGAGTTGGTCGAACGGGGTCTGGCTGGTCTCGACGAGGCGGTAGTCGTCGGGCCGACCGACCCGTACGCGTTGGCCTACCGGGCCGTAGTGGGCATGTCGGTGCCTGCCCGCGCCGATCAGGTGGCTGCAGATGTCCGGGCCTTCGCCGCCCTGGAAGATCCCCCGGCCGATCTCACTGCTTCCCTCATCTCGTTGGGCCTGCTCGACGGCTGA
- a CDS encoding TlpA disulfide reductase family protein — protein MNPVRRAALVVGLVLAVLVMVFATREAVRDRMTTHLVGAVAPPVAGITLDGTVWDIDDQRGRWVLVNFFSTTCVPCIEEHPELVAFAEVHDGSDPAVPEVRVVSVAFDDRSSAISRFFAEHGGGWPVLPADTGRIAVDWGVVAVPESYLVTPSGHVAAKVVGGVVREDLEGLLNRGLAAVAGDRTGS, from the coding sequence ATGAATCCGGTACGTCGCGCCGCGTTGGTTGTGGGCCTGGTGCTCGCCGTGCTTGTCATGGTGTTCGCTACCCGTGAGGCCGTGCGGGACCGGATGACCACCCACCTGGTGGGTGCCGTGGCACCACCGGTGGCGGGCATCACGCTCGACGGCACCGTCTGGGACATTGATGATCAACGGGGCCGCTGGGTGCTGGTCAACTTCTTCTCCACCACCTGCGTCCCATGCATCGAGGAACACCCAGAGTTGGTGGCTTTCGCCGAGGTCCACGACGGGTCCGATCCGGCGGTGCCTGAGGTCCGGGTGGTCAGCGTGGCCTTCGACGACCGCTCGTCGGCCATCTCCCGCTTCTTCGCCGAACACGGCGGCGGGTGGCCGGTCCTTCCCGCCGACACCGGTCGGATCGCCGTGGACTGGGGCGTGGTTGCGGTTCCCGAGTCATACCTCGTGACCCCGTCGGGTCACGTAGCCGCCAAGGTGGTCGGTGGCGTAGTCCGCGAGGACCTGGAAGGCCTTCTGAATCGAGGCCTGGCTGCCGTGGCCGGAGATCGGACCGGATCGTGA
- a CDS encoding helix-turn-helix domain-containing protein: protein MDGPPLTATEFSSAVTAITGAFGDPTRRDIYLHVRERVDEDAGVTATDTAAAFNLHPNVARHHLDKLAAGGYLEIAVERPEGASAGRPSKHYRVADASSPLELPVRQDAVLVSLLGRALALLPSDQAEEMAEEVGAEVGRSMAGSLGSDEAHRSLRSAMQVVAEALTAHGFAARAERSGDNRLRIVSEHCPFGGVPIDHPVICAVDRGLVRGMLGALYGETTAETRSSLPMGDAVCVTDVLA, encoded by the coding sequence GTGGACGGGCCCCCCCTCACGGCTACCGAGTTCTCTTCGGCGGTCACGGCGATCACCGGAGCATTCGGTGACCCGACTCGACGGGACATCTACCTGCACGTCCGTGAACGTGTCGACGAGGACGCGGGCGTCACTGCAACGGATACCGCTGCGGCCTTCAACCTCCATCCCAACGTGGCCCGCCACCACCTAGACAAGCTGGCCGCCGGCGGCTATCTGGAAATCGCCGTGGAACGCCCCGAGGGCGCATCGGCCGGCCGGCCCTCCAAGCACTACCGGGTGGCCGACGCCAGCTCCCCCCTTGAACTCCCGGTCCGTCAGGACGCCGTGCTGGTCAGCCTGCTGGGCCGTGCTCTGGCTCTCCTGCCCAGCGACCAGGCCGAGGAGATGGCCGAGGAGGTGGGCGCCGAGGTCGGTCGGAGCATGGCGGGCTCCCTCGGATCCGACGAGGCCCACCGGTCGTTGCGATCGGCCATGCAGGTGGTGGCCGAGGCCCTCACCGCCCACGGTTTCGCCGCTCGAGCTGAACGGTCGGGTGACAATCGTCTGAGGATCGTCTCCGAACACTGTCCGTTCGGCGGCGTACCGATCGACCATCCCGTGATCTGCGCGGTCGACCGGGGCCTGGTACGCGGAATGCTGGGCGCCCTGTATGGCGAGACGACTGCTGAGACGCGGTCGTCGCTGCCCATGGGTGATGCAGTGTGCGTCACCGACGTCTTAGCCTGA
- the ccsA gene encoding cytochrome c biogenesis protein CcsA encodes MSPAPLPEGTASDTTGSRGSRLLGVLALVGLAVLGVLAFVLTDPDVRIHPSTGAEFGQFDAVRMLYVHVPLAVMTYLAYGLCAVASLGVLIRRTPWWDVTAHAAAEVGTVFCGLVLVTGSIWGRPVWNTWWEWGDVRLMTTLVLFLMFAGYLALRRTTGDPRAVSRRAAVVALVAVLDLPLVNRSVEWWENRTLHQQSTLGDLKIEDLTLFTLMLGFLVLGMVLAWLLLHRFRVGWLERAALDHSVAAAIVERRGETPDDELRRAVGDPSPGESS; translated from the coding sequence ATGAGCCCAGCACCCCTGCCGGAAGGCACGGCAAGCGATACCACTGGGTCGCGCGGTTCGCGCCTGCTAGGTGTGCTCGCCCTCGTCGGCCTGGCTGTACTCGGAGTGCTGGCCTTCGTCCTCACCGATCCCGACGTCCGGATCCACCCTTCTACGGGAGCCGAGTTCGGACAGTTCGATGCCGTGCGGATGCTCTACGTGCACGTGCCTCTGGCCGTCATGACCTATCTGGCCTACGGGCTCTGTGCGGTGGCCAGCCTCGGGGTCCTGATTCGGCGCACTCCGTGGTGGGACGTCACGGCCCACGCGGCGGCCGAGGTGGGAACGGTGTTCTGCGGATTAGTGCTGGTCACCGGCTCCATCTGGGGTCGACCGGTGTGGAACACCTGGTGGGAGTGGGGCGACGTCAGACTCATGACCACGCTCGTCCTCTTCCTGATGTTCGCCGGGTACCTAGCCCTGCGACGCACCACCGGAGACCCCCGGGCGGTCTCCCGTCGGGCCGCCGTGGTGGCGCTTGTCGCCGTACTGGACCTCCCGCTGGTCAACCGGTCGGTTGAATGGTGGGAGAACCGGACCCTGCATCAGCAGTCCACCCTCGGCGACCTCAAGATCGAGGACCTCACCCTGTTCACCCTGATGCTGGGCTTTCTCGTGCTGGGCATGGTTTTAGCCTGGTTGCTACTGCATCGGTTCCGGGTGGGGTGGCTGGAGCGGGCGGCCCTGGACCACTCGGTGGCAGCCGCCATTGTCGAGCGTCGCGGTGAGACGCCCGACGATGAGCTCCGTAGGGCAGTCGGCGACCCGTCTCCCGGGGAATCGTCATGA
- a CDS encoding heme exporter protein CcmB has translation MSTLRTVLRDARLVAGRDLRIEARSRVVVDQVLPFAVLVLVLFGFALDADHSTLRTFAPGLFWVTVLLSALLAIQRSASLDSADGTGTSLRMSGLSPVARYLGRTTAVFVQLLVLEALLVGGLVVLYGVSVEEWFLLVVAGVAAGVAVAAAGTLYGALASGLRARETLLPILVLPVLAPVLIGATRAFDDALGVAAVDGWAWTGLLAVAALVLTVVGASAHGALVED, from the coding sequence ATGAGCACGCTGCGGACCGTTCTGCGCGACGCCCGACTAGTCGCGGGACGTGACCTTCGTATCGAGGCCCGGTCACGGGTCGTAGTCGACCAGGTTCTGCCGTTCGCGGTGCTCGTTCTGGTGCTGTTCGGCTTTGCTCTAGATGCAGACCATTCGACCCTTCGAACCTTCGCCCCTGGGCTGTTCTGGGTGACCGTGCTGTTGAGTGCCCTGCTGGCCATCCAGCGGTCGGCCTCGCTGGATTCTGCCGACGGTACGGGCACCTCCCTTCGCATGTCAGGTCTCTCACCGGTGGCCCGCTACCTGGGACGGACGACTGCTGTATTCGTCCAGTTGCTGGTGCTCGAGGCGTTGCTGGTCGGCGGACTCGTGGTGCTCTACGGCGTGAGCGTGGAGGAATGGTTCCTGCTGGTGGTGGCCGGTGTGGCAGCCGGGGTCGCCGTGGCGGCCGCCGGTACCCTCTATGGCGCGCTGGCCTCGGGGCTGAGGGCGCGGGAGACCCTCCTGCCGATCCTCGTGCTTCCGGTGCTAGCGCCGGTGCTGATCGGGGCCACCCGGGCGTTCGACGATGCCCTCGGTGTCGCGGCGGTCGACGGCTGGGCATGGACCGGTCTGTTGGCTGTGGCCGCCCTGGTCCTCACCGTGGTCGGTGCGTCAGCTCACGGCGCATTGGTCGAGGACTGA
- a CDS encoding Mrp/NBP35 family ATP-binding protein: MPVTEPQVVDALRPVQDPELRRSIVDLGMVREIGISGAQVTVQVALTVPGCPMKAEIQQSVGDAVTALDGVGATEVEFTVMTETELAELRERLHGDPAATAGTNSTYGHSEGRAVPFAEANSSTRVLLIASGKGGVGKSSVTTNLAVALAGRGRDVAVVDADVWGFSIPRMLGVNQPPTVIDDMLIPPEGHGVRCISMGFFAEEDQPVIWRGPMLHKALEQFLTDVYWDEPDYLLVDLPPGTGDISISLAGFLPTAEMYVVTTPQPVAQTVAQRAAFMADKVNLKVHGVIENMSWFTGDDGTRYELFGAGGGQVLADRVGVPLLGQVPLVPAMRDGADRGQPVAIDPSTEVGAVFAELARVLDVEMKPTKRRHRELKVL; encoded by the coding sequence GTGCCGGTCACCGAACCCCAGGTGGTTGATGCCCTCCGGCCCGTTCAGGACCCTGAACTCCGCCGCAGCATCGTCGATCTCGGCATGGTTCGTGAGATCGGTATCTCCGGCGCCCAGGTCACCGTCCAGGTAGCCCTGACTGTGCCCGGATGTCCGATGAAGGCCGAGATTCAGCAGTCGGTCGGTGATGCGGTCACAGCGTTGGATGGCGTGGGCGCCACCGAGGTCGAGTTCACCGTGATGACCGAGACCGAACTGGCTGAGCTGCGTGAGCGACTCCACGGCGATCCGGCGGCGACCGCCGGCACGAACTCGACCTACGGCCATTCCGAGGGACGGGCCGTGCCGTTCGCCGAGGCCAACTCGTCGACCAGGGTGCTGCTCATCGCCTCGGGCAAGGGCGGCGTGGGCAAGTCCTCGGTCACCACCAATCTGGCTGTGGCCCTCGCAGGTCGGGGCCGTGACGTAGCCGTCGTGGATGCTGACGTGTGGGGGTTCTCCATTCCCCGGATGCTGGGCGTCAACCAGCCCCCGACGGTTATCGACGACATGCTTATCCCGCCGGAGGGTCACGGGGTGCGTTGTATCTCCATGGGATTCTTTGCCGAGGAGGACCAGCCGGTCATTTGGCGGGGCCCGATGCTCCACAAGGCGCTTGAGCAGTTCCTGACCGACGTCTACTGGGATGAGCCCGACTACCTGCTGGTTGACCTCCCCCCGGGAACCGGAGACATCTCCATCTCGTTGGCTGGCTTCCTGCCGACTGCGGAGATGTACGTGGTGACCACTCCGCAACCCGTTGCCCAGACAGTGGCCCAGCGAGCGGCTTTCATGGCCGACAAGGTCAACCTGAAGGTCCACGGGGTCATCGAGAACATGTCGTGGTTCACCGGCGACGATGGCACTCGCTACGAACTGTTCGGTGCCGGAGGCGGACAGGTGCTGGCTGACCGGGTCGGCGTGCCGCTGCTCGGCCAGGTACCCCTGGTGCCGGCCATGCGCGACGGTGCCGATCGAGGGCAACCGGTCGCCATCGACCCCTCGACTGAGGTGGGCGCGGTATTCGCGGAACTGGCCCGGGTGCTGGACGTGGAGATGAAGCCGACGAAGCGTCGGCACAGAGAACTCAAGGTTCTCTGA
- a CDS encoding histidine phosphatase family protein has product MTILLIRHGSAGDPYRWSGDDVDRPLDAAGTDQATRLADHVDGLLAGRPLTEIRSSRAVRCLQTVGPTAGRHGLLPETDPSLFEGASSAMTELVRGHARAEDADRRVVVLCSHSDVIPDVIRDVVSDGVGLSGGRGCAYASIWELTVADGAVVHAHYHE; this is encoded by the coding sequence ATGACCATCCTCCTCATCCGTCACGGTTCGGCCGGCGATCCCTACCGCTGGTCGGGTGACGACGTCGACCGACCGCTGGATGCCGCCGGTACCGACCAGGCCACCCGTCTAGCCGACCATGTAGACGGGCTGCTGGCCGGTCGGCCGCTGACCGAAATCCGCAGCAGCCGGGCCGTCCGGTGCCTTCAGACCGTCGGGCCGACCGCAGGCCGCCACGGCCTACTCCCGGAGACCGACCCTTCCCTGTTCGAGGGCGCTTCGTCCGCCATGACCGAACTGGTCCGGGGACACGCCAGAGCCGAGGACGCCGACCGACGGGTCGTGGTGCTTTGTAGCCACTCCGACGTCATCCCCGACGTGATCCGTGACGTGGTCTCCGACGGCGTCGGACTGAGCGGCGGAAGGGGCTGCGCGTACGCCTCGATCTGGGAACTGACGGTGGCCGACGGCGCCGTCGTGCACGCCCATTACCACGAGTAG
- a CDS encoding cytochrome c-type biogenesis CcmF C-terminal domain-containing protein, which produces MNATLGTLFVALGLAASVAGIVTVAVGLATRTPSLVGRSRTWAVLLAVAAVGQVAVMERALITRDFTVAFVAEHGSHRTPALFNVATLWSALEGSILLWVLILVGYLVLVVRRFRDRLDDPMVGWTLLVMFAVCAFFFLLLAGPAQPFGRFEPWAGYDGPGPNPLLQNHVLMAFHPPVLYLGYVGFTVPFALAVAALATGRLGEGWLLEARRWTLTAWGCLTLGIILGAWWSYEVLGWGGYWAWDPVENASFLPWLTGTAYLHSVMVQERRGMLRVWNLSLLCATFALTILGTFITRSGVLESVHAFTESGIGPLLLGFFALVVATTVGLIAWRGDALRAPGSIESPLSRTGAFLGNNLLFGAFAFVVLLGTVFPLLVEAAQGDRIAVGNPYFERMTMPVGFALLFLMAVAPALPWGRGTVEVLSVRLRWPAMAGAAAMVLAVVLGGRGWSPTLAVGLGGFAAGGAMRHLILAVRARGLRGLVGRSSGGMVVHIGVAVVAVAFACSSSFVRQAEFRFNAVGDRATFAGHQLVFDGLSTVKLPEKTETRVAVMVDGERFEPAISVFPFGGQTIGTPATRSTVRDDVQLAVLAVPDPDEGLGDASGDGSDNTVVRVTVQPLVAWLWIGGAVMAIGTALASVPGAGSPTGRARRRGLLADESSEQST; this is translated from the coding sequence GTGAACGCCACCCTCGGAACGCTCTTTGTAGCCCTCGGGCTGGCTGCCTCGGTTGCCGGGATAGTCACCGTGGCCGTCGGACTGGCCACCCGCACGCCGTCGCTGGTCGGCCGGTCACGGACCTGGGCAGTGCTGCTGGCCGTGGCAGCCGTCGGCCAGGTGGCGGTTATGGAACGGGCGCTGATTACACGGGACTTCACCGTGGCCTTCGTGGCCGAGCACGGTAGCCACCGCACCCCGGCGCTGTTCAACGTGGCCACTCTGTGGTCGGCCCTCGAAGGTTCGATTCTCTTGTGGGTCCTGATCCTCGTGGGGTACCTGGTGCTAGTGGTCCGCCGGTTCCGGGATCGCCTCGACGACCCGATGGTCGGCTGGACCCTGTTGGTGATGTTCGCCGTCTGCGCCTTCTTCTTCCTTTTGCTGGCCGGCCCTGCCCAGCCCTTTGGCCGGTTCGAACCGTGGGCCGGCTACGACGGGCCAGGCCCCAACCCGCTGCTCCAGAACCACGTACTGATGGCCTTCCATCCGCCGGTGCTGTACCTCGGCTATGTCGGATTCACCGTGCCCTTTGCCCTGGCGGTGGCCGCCCTGGCCACCGGCCGGCTGGGCGAGGGGTGGCTGCTCGAGGCCCGGCGTTGGACCTTGACGGCTTGGGGATGCCTAACCCTGGGGATCATTCTCGGTGCCTGGTGGTCCTATGAGGTGCTGGGCTGGGGCGGCTACTGGGCGTGGGATCCGGTCGAGAACGCCTCGTTCCTACCGTGGTTGACCGGCACCGCCTACCTCCACTCGGTCATGGTCCAGGAACGAAGGGGGATGCTGCGGGTTTGGAACCTGTCGCTGCTGTGCGCCACGTTCGCCCTCACCATCCTGGGTACGTTCATCACCCGGTCCGGCGTGCTGGAGTCGGTCCACGCCTTCACCGAGTCGGGCATCGGCCCGTTGCTGTTGGGTTTCTTCGCCCTCGTGGTGGCCACCACGGTAGGGCTCATTGCCTGGCGGGGTGACGCCCTCAGGGCGCCGGGGTCCATCGAGTCGCCGTTGTCGCGCACCGGGGCGTTCTTGGGCAACAACCTGCTGTTCGGGGCTTTCGCCTTCGTGGTGTTACTGGGCACCGTGTTCCCGCTGCTGGTCGAAGCGGCCCAGGGCGATCGGATCGCCGTGGGCAACCCGTACTTCGAGCGGATGACCATGCCGGTGGGCTTCGCCCTGCTGTTCCTCATGGCCGTGGCGCCCGCCCTGCCGTGGGGCCGGGGAACCGTAGAGGTCCTGTCGGTCCGGCTGCGTTGGCCGGCGATGGCCGGCGCGGCGGCCATGGTCCTGGCGGTGGTCCTAGGGGGCCGCGGTTGGTCCCCGACTCTGGCCGTGGGCCTGGGGGGCTTCGCTGCCGGAGGGGCGATGCGGCACCTGATACTGGCCGTCCGGGCCCGCGGACTGCGCGGCCTGGTGGGACGGTCCAGCGGCGGGATGGTTGTCCACATCGGGGTGGCCGTGGTCGCCGTGGCCTTTGCCTGCTCGTCGTCGTTCGTCCGCCAGGCCGAGTTCCGGTTCAACGCGGTGGGTGACCGGGCCACGTTCGCCGGCCACCAGTTGGTCTTCGACGGCCTGTCGACCGTGAAACTGCCGGAGAAGACCGAGACCCGGGTCGCCGTGATGGTCGACGGCGAGCGGTTCGAGCCGGCCATCAGCGTGTTCCCGTTCGGCGGGCAGACCATCGGCACGCCAGCCACCCGGTCCACGGTCCGCGATGACGTGCAGTTGGCGGTGCTGGCGGTACCCGACCCCGATGAGGGGCTCGGCGACGCGTCCGGTGACGGGTCCGACAACACGGTGGTCCGGGTGACCGTGCAACCTCTGGTGGCCTGGTTGTGGATCGGGGGGGCAGTGATGGCCATCGGCACTGCGTTGGCCTCCGTCCCCGGTGCTGGCAGCCCGACCGGTCGTGCCCGGCGTAGGGGCCTGCTTGCCGACGAGAGCAGTGAGCAGTCCACATGA
- a CDS encoding aminotransferase class V-fold PLP-dependent enzyme: MRTPVTHHYLDRASTSPGRQEAVDPKRATLSNGIGDLGRIHHEEMVARHAAEETREPLAAIVGAWNREVVFTSNATGAMDVDAYRSLRLSVGWCSTQADLEAATAAVSGIIRDLGALRQDPHDQPHDKP, encoded by the coding sequence GTGCGCACGCCCGTGACCCACCACTATCTAGATCGCGCGTCTACCTCGCCGGGCCGCCAGGAGGCCGTGGACCCAAAGAGAGCCACCCTGAGCAACGGCATCGGCGATCTCGGTCGCATTCACCACGAAGAGATGGTGGCCCGTCACGCTGCGGAGGAGACCCGAGAGCCCCTGGCCGCCATAGTCGGAGCCTGGAACCGGGAGGTCGTCTTCACCTCGAATGCCACCGGGGCCATGGACGTCGATGCCTACCGGTCGTTACGCCTGTCAGTCGGCTGGTGTTCCACACAGGCCGATTTGGAAGCGGCGACCGCGGCGGTGTCAGGCATCATTCGGGACCTCGGGGCACTCCGTCAGGATCCTCACGACCAGCCACACGACAAGCCATGA
- a CDS encoding cytochrome c maturation protein CcmE yields the protein MPDPGDKMGPEGDLIDDLTPVPTRPESGLVQRRPGAVVVLVVLVAAVVAVLFQTLGDASLFFYEADRAVELRSELDGDRFRVVGTPQPGILEVEVDGESAVVFTLCAGDVLADVVHLGDPAELFQPGVPVVLQGLWVRGPVPPGLVAPAADGWHLRTDHMVVKHDNDYRGEGAELKACGLPDGNASASG from the coding sequence ATGCCTGATCCCGGCGACAAGATGGGGCCAGAAGGCGACCTGATCGACGACCTGACACCGGTACCCACCCGTCCCGAATCAGGCTTGGTCCAACGACGACCCGGCGCGGTCGTGGTGCTCGTGGTGCTAGTGGCGGCCGTGGTGGCCGTCCTTTTCCAGACCCTGGGTGACGCGTCGCTCTTCTTCTACGAGGCGGACCGGGCCGTGGAGCTGCGTTCCGAACTCGACGGCGACCGGTTCCGGGTGGTTGGCACGCCCCAGCCAGGAATCCTCGAGGTTGAGGTGGACGGCGAGTCGGCAGTGGTCTTCACCCTGTGTGCCGGTGACGTCCTGGCCGACGTAGTGCACCTCGGGGACCCGGCCGAGCTGTTCCAACCTGGGGTTCCGGTGGTCCTGCAGGGCTTGTGGGTTCGTGGTCCGGTGCCTCCCGGTCTCGTTGCACCGGCCGCTGACGGTTGGCACCTCCGGACCGACCACATGGTGGTCAAGCACGACAACGACTACCGGGGCGAGGGTGCCGAGCTCAAGGCTTGTGGCCTCCCGGACGGCAACGCCTCGGCGAGCGGGTGA